A stretch of the Gossypium hirsutum isolate 1008001.06 chromosome D07, Gossypium_hirsutum_v2.1, whole genome shotgun sequence genome encodes the following:
- the LOC107955963 gene encoding transcription factor bHLH118, translating into MLSIAKPGYSKDATYTAKYAYSTMLLQMFSLSIWGGVREGDGEDGGGGPVRVGERGGFCATKSHIWGTRRGKSSNTENGKGKGLKSLAVANNNDANYAVSANDAKKIARKEIERERRQQMGKLYQKLRSLLPPESIKGKRAASDHMNEAVNYITYMKKRIGELSIKRDKVKKLSNRSALDLGSSSASSSGINSCVVVHPFRSGVEIMISSGFGDQTWHLSTVLQAILEEGLDVVRCVSSQTIEGLLHTVQSEVTDPTQIDLSRLQTKLNDLMSYYDNAGCDR; encoded by the exons ATGCTATCCATTGCAAAACCAGGTTACTCCAAAGATGCTACTTATACTGCAAAATATGCATACTCCACAATGTTGCTGCAAATGTTTTCCCTTTCAATTTGGGGTGGGGTGAGGGAGGGGGACGGGGAAGATGGTGGAGGAGGTCCAGTACGGGTGGGGGAGAGGGGCGG ATTTTGTGCGACAAAATCTCACATCTGGGGAACCCGTAGAGGGAAGTCATCTAACACGGAGAACGGAAAAGGCAAAGGACTTAAAAGTTTAGCGGTGGCCAACAATAATGATGCCAATTATGCTGTTTCTGCCAACGATGCTAAGAAGATAGCTCGCAAGGAAATCGAACGGGAAAGGAGACAGCAAATGGGCAAACTCTATCAGAAACTTAGATCACTGCTCCCTCCTGAGTCAATAAAG GGAAAGCGAGCTGCGTCCGATCACATGAACGAGGCAGTGaattacataacatatatgaaAAAGAGGATCGGGGAATTGAGTATCAAAAGAGATAAGGTCAAAAAATTATCTAATCGGAGTGCCTTGGATCTAGGGAGTAGTAGTGCTAGTTCATCAGGTATCAACTCATGTGTTGTAGTCCATCCTTTCCGGAGCGGAGTAGAGATTATGATAAGTAGTGGCTTTGGAGACCAAACCTGGCATCTCTCCACGGTCCTGCAAGCTATCCTTGAAGAGGGGCTTGACGTTGTCCGTTGTGTTTCCAGCCAAACAATTGAAGGGTTGTTGCATACTGTTCAGTCAGAG GTTACTGATCCAACACAAATTGATTTATCCCGGTTGCAAACCAAGCTAAATGATTTGATGTCCTACTATGATAATGCTGGCTGCGATCGCTGA